One genomic region from bacterium encodes:
- a CDS encoding sulfatase-like hydrolase/transferase, whose translation MRRLLSLLVRGLGGLALLGIVAGLLWLGLLVVRIAAYASADDAEHALAKARYLEAIATDSADAPSAAGDRPNLVLILFDDLGYGDLGAYGAESIATPHLDRLAAGGLRLENYYAPSPVCTSSRVGLLTGRYPERALLNVVAFPTGHPMEWALRAQGAPATRVAEEEILLPEILSAAGYETGMVGKWHLGDRSPSLPLDRGFDTYLGALYSNDMTPFAIYRGEALLHEAPFDQTRMKRVYEDAAVEFLDRDHDRPFFLYFAHNFPHIPLFRPEEDRGRSDAGLYGDVVEGLDDSVGRIVDVLERRGLLEDTIVIATSDNGPWYEGSPGMNRGRKNQTWEGGQRVPFVVHWPSRIAPGRESDAPIGGVDLVPTLLSLLALPTPPDRLLDGEDVGAHLFDAAPAGDRLLYYYGMTQGGNGGGLDAVRDARFKYHRRRGVRAGGTERFSANADWGPWLFDLDQDPSESWDVSTRHPEVMARMAAAFEARVQEDERNPRGWR comes from the coding sequence ATGCGCCGTCTCCTGTCGCTGCTCGTTCGTGGCCTCGGCGGCCTGGCGCTCCTCGGAATCGTCGCCGGGCTCCTCTGGCTCGGGCTCCTCGTCGTTCGGATCGCCGCGTACGCGAGTGCCGATGATGCCGAGCACGCCCTGGCGAAGGCGCGCTACCTGGAAGCGATCGCGACCGATTCCGCCGATGCGCCGAGCGCCGCCGGCGACCGACCCAACCTCGTGCTGATCCTGTTCGACGACCTCGGCTACGGCGATCTCGGCGCCTACGGGGCCGAGTCGATCGCGACCCCCCATCTCGATCGCCTCGCGGCGGGCGGCCTCCGACTCGAGAACTACTACGCCCCTTCCCCGGTCTGCACCTCCTCGCGCGTCGGCCTGTTGACGGGTCGGTATCCCGAGCGAGCGCTCCTGAACGTGGTCGCCTTTCCGACCGGCCACCCCATGGAATGGGCGCTCCGGGCCCAGGGCGCCCCCGCCACGCGCGTCGCCGAGGAGGAGATCCTGCTGCCCGAGATCCTCTCCGCAGCGGGCTACGAGACCGGGATGGTCGGCAAGTGGCATCTCGGAGATCGCTCGCCCTCGCTTCCCCTCGACCGCGGGTTCGACACCTATCTGGGTGCGCTCTACAGCAACGACATGACCCCCTTCGCCATCTACCGCGGCGAAGCGCTCTTGCACGAAGCGCCCTTCGACCAGACGCGGATGAAGCGGGTCTACGAAGACGCGGCCGTCGAGTTCCTCGATCGGGACCACGACCGCCCCTTCTTCCTCTACTTCGCCCACAACTTCCCACACATCCCTCTCTTCCGACCGGAAGAGGATCGCGGACGTTCGGACGCCGGGCTCTACGGCGACGTCGTCGAAGGCCTCGACGACTCCGTCGGCCGGATCGTCGACGTCCTCGAACGCCGCGGGCTGCTCGAGGACACGATCGTGATCGCGACCTCGGACAATGGCCCCTGGTACGAGGGCAGTCCCGGGATGAACCGGGGTCGCAAGAACCAGACCTGGGAAGGCGGCCAGCGCGTCCCCTTCGTCGTCCACTGGCCGTCACGGATCGCCCCGGGTCGCGAGAGCGACGCCCCGATCGGGGGGGTCGACCTGGTTCCGACGCTCCTCTCGCTCCTCGCCCTCCCGACGCCGCCGGACCGCCTGCTCGACGGCGAGGACGTCGGCGCTCACCTCTTCGACGCGGCGCCTGCCGGCGATCGCCTTCTCTACTACTACGGGATGACCCAGGGCGGGAATGGCGGCGGACTCGACGCGGTGCGCGACGCGCGCTTCAAATACCACCGCCGGCGCGGCGTCCGCGCGGGCGGAACGGAACGATTCTCTGCGAACGCCGATTGGGGCCCCTGGCTCTTCGACCTCGACCAGGATCCGAGCGAGAGCTGGGACGTGAGCACGCGCCATCCGGAAGTGATGGCCCGGATGGCCGCCGCCTTCGAAGCGCGTGTCCAGGAAGACGAGCGCAACCCGCGCGGTTGGCGCTAG
- a CDS encoding ThuA domain-containing protein — translation MSLVKKIGLGLASLVALAVVGALLFVWWIGAWGILFPSHAHETTPPVLAADFGANANLRVLVYSKTNQFRHTEGIAASHDLFDELATDADWAVFHTENSAVFDSTILDRFDVVVFASASGDHASDAQDAAFRRWLEEGGGWLGIHAAGDGSHAEWTWYEETLKTGTYLGHILGPQTQEARVVVEDPQHPVTTGLPADFVHAEEWYSWDRGAREAGYHVLLTVDESTYSPWIRGMGQEVDISMGDHPIVWSRCVDRGRAVYTAMGHWAEAYARDYTKTLLRNAVAWAGDPRKTECEGTPRTASR, via the coding sequence ATGAGCCTCGTGAAGAAGATCGGTCTCGGACTCGCCAGCCTCGTCGCTCTCGCCGTCGTGGGCGCATTGCTCTTCGTCTGGTGGATCGGCGCCTGGGGCATCCTCTTCCCGAGCCACGCCCACGAGACGACGCCGCCGGTGCTCGCGGCCGACTTCGGCGCGAACGCGAACCTCCGCGTCCTCGTCTACTCGAAGACGAACCAGTTCCGCCATACGGAGGGGATCGCGGCCTCGCACGACCTCTTCGACGAGCTCGCGACTGACGCGGACTGGGCCGTCTTCCACACCGAGAACAGCGCCGTCTTCGATTCCACGATCCTCGACCGCTTCGACGTCGTCGTCTTCGCGAGCGCCAGCGGCGACCACGCGAGCGACGCGCAGGACGCGGCGTTCCGGCGGTGGCTCGAGGAAGGCGGCGGCTGGCTCGGCATCCACGCGGCCGGGGACGGTTCCCACGCCGAGTGGACCTGGTACGAGGAAACGCTCAAGACAGGGACCTACCTCGGTCACATCCTCGGCCCCCAGACCCAGGAGGCGCGAGTGGTCGTCGAGGACCCGCAGCATCCAGTCACCACGGGGTTGCCCGCGGACTTCGTACACGCCGAGGAGTGGTACTCCTGGGATCGGGGCGCCCGGGAAGCCGGCTACCACGTGCTCCTGACCGTCGACGAGTCGACCTATTCGCCCTGGATCCGCGGCATGGGCCAGGAGGTCGACATCTCGATGGGCGACCACCCGATCGTCTGGTCGCGCTGCGTCGATCGAGGTCGCGCGGTCTACACCGCGATGGGCCACTGGGCCGAGGCCTACGCCCGGGACTATACGAAGACGTTGCTGCGCAACGCCGTCGCCTGGGCGGGGGACCCGCGGAAGACCGAGTGCGAAGGCACGCCCCGAACGGCGAGTCGCTAG
- the recR gene encoding recombination mediator RecR, which yields MSSSPAMDRLVESLKRLPGIGEKSATRLAYFLLSAPEDLSRELAESIARLQRDTVVCETCFTLSDRTPCPVCAHPDRDRTVVCVVEEPADMAAIERSGGFRGLYHVLGGALSPIDGMGPETLRVGELERRVAQDGVKEVVLATNPTAEGDATAHFLADRLRGAHVQVSRIAYGMPLGGDIEYADHVTVSRAIENRRSIGD from the coding sequence ATGTCGTCGTCGCCCGCCATGGACCGCCTGGTCGAGAGCCTGAAGCGACTCCCCGGGATCGGCGAGAAATCCGCGACCCGCCTCGCCTACTTCCTGCTCAGCGCGCCGGAGGATCTGTCCCGCGAGCTCGCCGAGTCGATCGCGCGGCTCCAGCGCGACACCGTCGTCTGCGAGACCTGCTTCACCCTCTCGGACCGGACGCCGTGTCCCGTCTGCGCCCACCCGGACCGCGACCGGACCGTCGTCTGCGTCGTCGAGGAGCCCGCGGACATGGCCGCCATCGAGCGCAGCGGCGGCTTCCGCGGCCTCTATCACGTGCTGGGCGGGGCGCTGTCTCCGATCGACGGGATGGGACCCGAGACGCTCCGCGTCGGTGAGCTGGAGCGCCGGGTCGCCCAGGACGGCGTGAAGGAAGTGGTGCTCGCGACGAACCCGACGGCGGAGGGCGATGCGACCGCCCACTTCCTGGCCGACCGCCTGCGCGGCGCCCATGTCCAGGTCTCGCGCATCGCCTACGGCATGCCCCTCGGCGGCGACATCGAGTACGCCGACCACGTGACGGTCAGTCGCGCGATCGAGAACCGGCGCTCGATCGGGGACTAG
- a CDS encoding nuclear transport factor 2 family protein: MAASETPDRREDEARLRDTAFRYARMMDRMSFDDLPTVFAEDGVLSGPGYEMTGHDELRTGLQSLDQFEATLHGVLNTYFEIDGDRAKGEVYCVANHVHQIDGIPFKLDMGIRYEDDYTRKGDLWVIQRRFFNMVWETDTPMRVSADGKPLASA, from the coding sequence ATGGCGGCGAGCGAAACCCCGGACCGGCGCGAGGACGAGGCGCGGCTGCGCGACACGGCCTTCCGCTACGCGCGCATGATGGACCGCATGTCCTTCGACGACCTGCCCACGGTCTTCGCGGAGGACGGGGTGCTCTCGGGTCCCGGTTACGAGATGACGGGACACGACGAGCTCCGCACCGGGCTCCAGAGCCTCGACCAGTTCGAGGCGACCCTGCACGGCGTCCTCAACACCTACTTCGAGATCGACGGCGATCGGGCGAAGGGCGAGGTCTACTGCGTCGCGAACCACGTGCACCAGATCGACGGGATCCCCTTCAAGCTCGACATGGGCATCCGCTACGAGGACGACTACACGCGCAAGGGCGACCTCTGGGTGATCCAGCGGCGCTTCTTCAACATGGTCTGGGAGACCGACACGCCCATGCGGGTCTCGGCGGACGGGAAGCCCCTGGCCTCCGCCTAG
- a CDS encoding YbaB/EbfC family nucleoid-associated protein: protein MDPNEMKQALERAQEMQSKLGELQAELARRRYEASAGGGMVTATVSGAFRVLSVEIEPVLIEHKDRDMIQDLTAAAVNAALTKAQEAVAQEMTRFQSGMLAGLPNLPGMPGTPGGGFTSGGGA from the coding sequence GTGGATCCCAACGAGATGAAGCAGGCGCTCGAGCGCGCGCAGGAGATGCAGTCGAAGCTCGGAGAGCTCCAGGCCGAGCTCGCGCGACGCCGCTACGAAGCGAGCGCCGGCGGCGGCATGGTCACGGCGACGGTCTCGGGGGCGTTCCGCGTCCTCTCGGTCGAGATCGAACCCGTCCTGATCGAGCACAAGGATCGCGACATGATCCAGGACCTCACGGCGGCCGCGGTGAACGCCGCCCTCACGAAGGCCCAGGAAGCCGTCGCCCAGGAGATGACCCGCTTCCAGAGCGGGATGCTCGCGGGGCTCCCGAACCTGCCCGGGATGCCCGGCACGCCGGGAGGAGGCTTCACCTCTGGAGGGGGTGCCTGA
- the hxpB gene encoding hexitol phosphatase HxpB has protein sequence MTRDAEPDPRGRALVFDMDGVLVDSEPLWRRAEVACFGRYGLALEESDCVRTMGLRIDEAVEYWIDHRSWTPPSVDEVATAIIDEMETVIRAEARPIAGVEAALGAAEAEGWRLGLASSSPMRLIEATLDTFGLGSRFEVCRSAEHETLGKPHPDVYRSTLHEMGVDARGAIAIEDSANGVASAMAAGMRCVAIPEAAHQGDPRFEAATWRMDSLDAFAEALPRLRTESEDAGIGRAD, from the coding sequence GTGACGCGCGACGCCGAACCGGACCCGCGCGGGCGCGCCCTGGTCTTCGACATGGACGGTGTCCTCGTCGACTCGGAGCCGCTCTGGCGCAGGGCCGAGGTGGCCTGCTTCGGCCGCTATGGGCTCGCGCTCGAGGAGTCGGACTGCGTCCGGACGATGGGCCTGCGGATCGACGAGGCCGTCGAGTACTGGATCGACCATCGATCCTGGACACCGCCGTCGGTGGACGAGGTCGCGACCGCGATCATCGACGAAATGGAGACCGTGATCCGAGCGGAGGCACGACCGATCGCCGGCGTCGAAGCGGCCCTCGGCGCCGCAGAGGCGGAGGGGTGGCGGCTGGGACTCGCCTCTTCGTCCCCGATGCGGCTGATCGAGGCGACGCTCGACACCTTCGGACTGGGTTCGCGCTTCGAGGTCTGCCGGTCCGCCGAGCACGAGACGCTCGGCAAGCCCCACCCGGACGTCTATCGCTCCACCCTGCACGAGATGGGCGTGGATGCCCGGGGCGCGATCGCGATCGAGGACTCGGCGAACGGCGTCGCGAGTGCGATGGCCGCGGGGATGCGCTGCGTCGCGATCCCGGAGGCGGCCCATCAGGGCGATCCGCGCTTCGAGGCGGCAACCTGGCGAATGGACTCCCTCGACGCCTTCGCCGAGGCGCTGCCACGACTCCGGACGGAGTCCGAGGACGCGGGGATCGGGCGCGCAGACTAG
- the dnaX gene encoding DNA polymerase III subunit gamma/tau — protein sequence MSYQVIARKWRPQSFDEVSGQAHVTTALRNAIRSDRIPHAMLLTGPRGVGKTTLARLIARCLNCEKGPTVEPCGSCPPCTEITEGRSTDVQEIDAASRTGVDDMREVIESIRYAAAPGKYRIFIVDEVHMLSGPAFNALLKTLEEPPPRSLFVFATTNPEKIPFTVLSRCQRHDLRRIALSTVGERLAEICESEGIAISPSAVAMIAREGDGSMRDAQTLLDQIVAYSSGQDGVAEITDEVVADVLDLVDRRVLREIALSCIEGDVARALEHVTKATSGGSEARRVADALLEFLRDLVVLRVAPEGEGLFEGTDEERAELIELAGRTEPARLRRMFRALVREIEDLSWAPQPTAVLEMAVIRLATMPAGDDVGQLLARLDQLERRLAAGGVPSGGGGGGGGGGAGGGRVSDRGPRRRAPEPTTGPGNGTRASSADADADAEGFDPPPAAGPAASAPPAPTESKPPARPPMPARTDAPRAVDPDEAFDGPRETPVEPARFDDDPGVDATAHRTSAASVPPGTPPTIGGGAPPATIFDRFKTKALELDRSKFASLDGTTLVGIEGNVIRIGADAAFHVERLRARQPDLEALATRLFGKPTKITVEIATANAAREQSRESREQERRQRQEALNSEPVNLAIEILKAEIVEIRPLGANTGRGGRGD from the coding sequence TTGAGCTACCAGGTCATCGCGCGGAAATGGCGGCCGCAGAGCTTCGACGAGGTGTCGGGGCAGGCGCACGTCACCACCGCGCTGCGGAACGCGATCCGGAGCGACCGGATTCCGCACGCGATGCTGCTGACCGGCCCGCGCGGCGTCGGCAAGACGACCCTCGCGCGGCTGATCGCACGCTGCCTGAACTGCGAGAAGGGGCCGACCGTCGAGCCCTGCGGCAGCTGCCCGCCGTGTACCGAGATCACCGAGGGACGCTCGACCGACGTCCAGGAGATCGACGCGGCGAGCCGGACCGGCGTCGACGACATGCGCGAGGTCATCGAGTCGATCCGCTACGCCGCCGCCCCCGGCAAGTACCGGATCTTCATCGTGGACGAGGTCCACATGCTCTCGGGGCCGGCGTTCAACGCGCTGCTCAAGACCCTCGAGGAGCCGCCGCCGCGCAGCCTCTTCGTGTTCGCGACGACGAACCCCGAGAAGATCCCCTTCACCGTGCTGTCCCGCTGCCAGCGCCACGACCTGCGCCGGATCGCGCTCTCGACCGTCGGCGAACGCCTGGCCGAGATCTGTGAATCCGAAGGCATCGCAATCTCCCCTTCCGCCGTCGCGATGATCGCGCGCGAGGGCGACGGATCGATGCGCGACGCGCAGACGCTCCTCGACCAGATCGTGGCCTATTCCAGCGGTCAGGACGGGGTCGCCGAGATCACCGACGAAGTCGTGGCCGACGTCCTCGACCTCGTCGACCGCCGCGTGCTCCGCGAGATCGCCCTCTCGTGCATCGAAGGCGACGTCGCCAGGGCCCTCGAGCACGTGACGAAGGCGACCAGCGGGGGGTCGGAGGCGCGCCGCGTCGCGGACGCCCTGCTGGAGTTCCTGCGTGATCTCGTCGTGCTCCGGGTCGCCCCGGAAGGCGAAGGCCTCTTCGAGGGGACCGACGAGGAGCGCGCCGAGCTGATCGAGCTCGCCGGACGGACCGAGCCCGCGCGCCTGCGCAGGATGTTCCGGGCCCTCGTTCGCGAGATCGAAGACCTCTCCTGGGCGCCCCAGCCGACGGCGGTCCTCGAGATGGCGGTGATCCGGCTCGCGACGATGCCCGCGGGCGACGACGTCGGCCAGCTCCTCGCCCGCCTCGACCAGCTCGAGCGACGGCTCGCCGCAGGCGGTGTCCCGTCCGGCGGTGGCGGCGGTGGAGGTGGCGGAGGAGCCGGAGGCGGCCGCGTCTCGGATCGGGGCCCGCGGCGGCGCGCCCCGGAACCGACGACGGGTCCTGGAAACGGAACCCGTGCGTCCAGCGCCGATGCCGATGCGGATGCCGAAGGCTTCGACCCACCGCCAGCGGCCGGCCCAGCCGCCAGCGCGCCACCGGCGCCCACTGAATCCAAGCCGCCGGCGCGTCCGCCCATGCCGGCTCGTACGGACGCGCCCCGGGCGGTCGATCCCGACGAGGCGTTCGACGGCCCCCGCGAGACGCCGGTCGAGCCCGCCCGTTTCGACGACGACCCCGGCGTCGACGCCACCGCCCATCGGACCTCGGCGGCGTCCGTCCCTCCCGGCACGCCGCCCACGATCGGAGGCGGCGCCCCACCCGCCACGATCTTCGATCGCTTCAAGACGAAGGCGCTCGAGCTCGACCGTTCGAAGTTCGCAAGCCTCGACGGGACGACCCTCGTCGGGATCGAGGGCAACGTGATCCGGATCGGTGCCGATGCCGCCTTCCACGTCGAGCGGCTCCGCGCACGCCAGCCGGATCTCGAAGCCCTCGCGACCCGGCTCTTCGGCAAGCCCACGAAGATCACCGTCGAGATCGCGACGGCGAACGCCGCCCGCGAGCAGAGTCGCGAGTCCCGGGAGCAGGAGCGGCGTCAGCGCCAGGAGGCGCTGAACAGCGAGCCGGTGAACCTCGCGATCGAGATCCTCAAGGCGGAGATCGTCGAGATCCGCCCCCTCGGCGCGAATACGGGCCGCGGCGGCCGCGGCGACTAG
- a CDS encoding zinc ribbon domain-containing protein — protein MSDAFLPFPPTPDRDSRPWWDALAAGEFRLQRCSACGALRWPAREICNRCRSFDARWETLDGAGTVASWVRTHQAFAPALREAVPYTVVQVRLDAQDDLLLIGGWLGAREPVSGEAVALEIVPGKDGFHLPCWRPAGPDAEQARA, from the coding sequence ATGAGCGACGCGTTCCTCCCCTTCCCGCCCACGCCGGATCGCGACTCGCGCCCCTGGTGGGACGCGCTCGCGGCCGGCGAGTTCCGGCTCCAGCGTTGCTCCGCCTGTGGCGCCCTGCGTTGGCCGGCGCGCGAAATCTGCAACCGATGCCGGTCCTTCGACGCGCGCTGGGAGACCCTCGACGGGGCCGGCACCGTCGCCAGCTGGGTCCGGACCCACCAGGCCTTCGCTCCCGCCCTTCGCGAGGCCGTGCCCTACACCGTCGTCCAGGTCCGCCTCGACGCACAGGACGACCTGCTCCTGATCGGCGGCTGGCTCGGCGCTCGCGAACCCGTCTCGGGAGAGGCGGTCGCCCTCGAAATCGTCCCCGGCAAGGACGGGTTCCACCTGCCCTGCTGGCGGCCGGCCGGACCCGACGCCGAGCAGGCCCGCGCCTAA
- a CDS encoding SDR family oxidoreductase yields MPRFTDQVLLITGGASGIGRAATLKLAAEGANVFVTDVVATGLEETVKAASEIAAASGGRIESRVADIADEAQANDSVAACVETYGKLDTLCNNAGVIAYSRTDEMEFAAWRKILSVNLDGTFLMTRAAIPHLLETKGSIVNIGSTAGLAGLAYGAAYSASKGAIHAFTRAIAVEYADRGLRANSIAPASIDTGMTKPTRMPEGADFELLNRLASLHGPTGPERVADLILFLASPDALHISGEEIRIDGAALA; encoded by the coding sequence ATGCCGCGATTCACCGACCAGGTCCTGCTGATCACGGGAGGCGCCTCCGGGATCGGTCGCGCCGCGACCCTGAAGCTCGCAGCCGAAGGCGCGAACGTATTCGTGACCGACGTGGTCGCGACGGGCCTCGAGGAGACGGTCAAGGCCGCGAGCGAGATCGCCGCCGCGAGCGGCGGTCGCATCGAATCACGGGTCGCCGACATCGCCGACGAGGCCCAGGCGAACGACAGCGTCGCCGCCTGCGTCGAGACCTACGGCAAGCTCGACACGCTCTGCAACAACGCCGGCGTCATCGCCTACTCCCGAACCGACGAGATGGAATTCGCCGCGTGGCGAAAGATCCTCTCGGTCAACCTCGACGGTACGTTCCTGATGACCCGGGCCGCGATTCCGCACCTGCTCGAGACGAAGGGGTCGATCGTGAACATCGGCTCGACCGCCGGCCTCGCGGGACTCGCCTACGGCGCCGCCTACAGCGCCTCGAAGGGGGCCATCCACGCCTTCACCCGTGCGATCGCGGTCGAGTACGCCGATCGCGGACTTCGAGCGAACTCGATCGCCCCGGCGTCCATCGATACGGGCATGACGAAACCGACCCGGATGCCCGAAGGCGCCGACTTCGAACTGCTGAACCGCCTGGCCTCGCTCCACGGTCCGACCGGACCCGAACGGGTGGCCGACCTGATCCTCTTCCTCGCCTCGCCGGACGCCCTCCACATCAGCGGCGAGGAAATCCGGATCGACGGCGCCGCCCTGGCGTGA
- a CDS encoding PQQ-binding-like beta-propeller repeat protein — MSDHDAESGARARRWAGLLASLATGVGCVSCGGDAPDAAAFERARERAAPAEREWRSYLGGLESRQWSPLDEIDRSNVHLLERAWIHRSGEPASSGLQMQVNPIVVGGVLYGVSPNLVLFAIDASTGETLWRFDPGTGSWLASSSRGVASWRSGDDERIVFGAKSFLYSIDAKTGRPVESFGEGGRIDLREGLGRDVSADMMGVTVTTPATIFEDLILVGGRVNEMEGAPPGTVRAFDARTGALRWAFHTIPRPGEFGYETWPADAWKTAGGANAWAGITVDASRGLAFVPTGSATPDFDGSDRLGDNLFANTLLALDARTGERVWHQQLVRHDLWDRDLPSPPNLVELERDGVVVPAVAQTTKQGHTYVFHRETGEPLFPIREEPVQPTPIEGEVTARSQPIPIAPPPFARQSLTAETVSDRTPEIASALRERLASMRSGGLYVPPSTEGSILVPGIDGGAEWGGAAWDASTGTLYVNANQVASILQLVETAGETELTDTAYLGLCAGCHGLDLKGDGASIPSLIGVRDRMGFLEFHRILRDGRGRMPPVAGFMPWWQRYPAAWLLYRLDEEDAPIHWAEREGERHVTSAGYQDFTDPDGLPGSKPPWGTLTAIDLAGGKLRWQIPLGDYPEILAEGKSGLGAANYGGPVVTAGGLLFIAATPDRKLRAYDKEDGTLLWEDTLPFGGYATPAVYEADGRQFVVVAAGGGKFRQASGDAYVAYALPR, encoded by the coding sequence GTGAGCGATCACGACGCGGAAAGTGGAGCACGAGCGAGGCGATGGGCCGGCCTCCTCGCGTCTCTGGCCACGGGCGTCGGGTGCGTTTCCTGCGGTGGCGACGCTCCGGACGCGGCGGCATTCGAGCGGGCGCGGGAGCGGGCCGCGCCCGCCGAGCGGGAGTGGCGCAGCTATCTGGGTGGGCTCGAGTCGAGACAGTGGTCGCCCCTCGACGAGATCGACCGCTCGAACGTCCACCTCCTCGAGCGCGCCTGGATCCATCGGTCGGGGGAGCCCGCCTCGAGCGGCCTGCAGATGCAGGTGAACCCGATCGTCGTCGGCGGCGTGCTCTACGGGGTCTCGCCGAACCTCGTGCTCTTCGCGATCGACGCCTCGACCGGGGAGACACTCTGGCGTTTCGATCCGGGGACGGGATCGTGGCTCGCGAGCTCGAGTCGCGGAGTCGCGAGCTGGCGGAGCGGGGACGACGAGCGGATCGTGTTCGGGGCGAAGAGCTTCCTCTACTCGATCGATGCGAAGACCGGTCGGCCGGTGGAGTCGTTCGGCGAGGGCGGTCGGATCGATCTCCGCGAAGGCCTCGGGCGCGACGTCTCCGCGGACATGATGGGCGTGACCGTGACGACGCCGGCGACGATCTTCGAGGACCTGATCCTGGTCGGCGGGCGGGTGAACGAGATGGAGGGGGCGCCGCCGGGCACGGTGCGCGCGTTCGATGCGAGAACGGGCGCGCTTCGCTGGGCCTTTCATACGATTCCCCGGCCCGGGGAATTCGGGTACGAGACCTGGCCCGCCGACGCCTGGAAGACCGCGGGCGGTGCGAACGCCTGGGCCGGGATCACCGTCGATGCTTCACGGGGCCTCGCCTTCGTCCCGACCGGGTCGGCCACGCCCGACTTCGACGGCAGCGACCGCCTGGGCGACAACCTCTTCGCGAACACGTTGCTCGCGCTCGATGCGCGGACCGGAGAGCGCGTCTGGCACCAGCAGCTGGTGCGCCACGATCTGTGGGATCGCGACCTTCCGTCTCCGCCCAACCTGGTCGAGCTCGAACGGGACGGCGTCGTCGTGCCCGCGGTCGCGCAGACCACGAAGCAGGGGCACACCTATGTGTTCCATCGCGAGACGGGAGAGCCGCTCTTCCCGATCCGCGAGGAGCCGGTCCAGCCGACCCCGATCGAGGGCGAGGTGACGGCCCGGTCCCAGCCGATTCCCATCGCTCCGCCGCCCTTCGCACGCCAGTCGCTCACGGCGGAGACCGTGAGCGACCGCACGCCCGAGATCGCTTCGGCCCTCCGAGAGCGCCTGGCCTCGATGCGATCCGGTGGACTCTACGTTCCGCCCAGCACCGAAGGCTCGATCCTCGTCCCCGGGATCGACGGCGGGGCCGAGTGGGGGGGCGCCGCCTGGGACGCGTCGACCGGGACGCTCTACGTCAATGCGAATCAGGTCGCGTCGATCCTGCAGCTGGTGGAGACCGCCGGCGAGACCGAGCTGACGGATACCGCCTATCTGGGACTCTGCGCCGGCTGTCATGGGCTCGACCTGAAGGGGGACGGCGCCTCGATTCCCTCGTTGATCGGGGTTCGCGACCGGATGGGCTTCCTCGAGTTCCACCGGATCCTGCGCGACGGGCGAGGGCGCATGCCGCCGGTCGCAGGGTTCATGCCCTGGTGGCAGCGCTACCCCGCGGCCTGGCTGCTCTACCGACTCGACGAGGAGGACGCACCGATCCATTGGGCGGAGCGCGAGGGCGAACGGCACGTGACGAGCGCGGGCTACCAGGACTTCACCGATCCCGACGGACTCCCCGGCTCCAAGCCGCCCTGGGGCACGCTGACTGCGATCGATCTCGCTGGTGGGAAGCTCCGCTGGCAGATCCCGCTCGGGGACTACCCCGAGATCCTCGCCGAAGGCAAGAGCGGGCTCGGGGCGGCGAACTACGGTGGGCCGGTCGTGACCGCGGGCGGTCTGCTCTTCATCGCCGCGACACCGGACCGGAAGCTCCGCGCCTACGACAAGGAGGACGGGACGCTCCTCTGGGAGGACACGCTTCCCTTCGGTGGGTACGCCACGCCTGCGGTCTACGAAGCGGACGGTCGACAGTTCGTGGTGGTCGCGGCAGGTGGCGGGAAGTTTCGCCAGGCCTCGGGCGACGCCTACGTGGCCTACGCGCTGCCGCGCTAG